A single Tumebacillus sp. BK434 DNA region contains:
- a CDS encoding DUF1292 domain-containing protein has product MSEVQTERITLTDEDGTEHEFDVLEMLEVDQKMYAILQPVDAQDEEAVILRVEKDDEGNDVLAYIEDDAEWDKVAEEYDTLLFEEQGGSDEDLQ; this is encoded by the coding sequence ATGAGCGAAGTGCAAACGGAACGCATCACCCTGACCGATGAAGACGGCACGGAGCATGAGTTTGACGTGCTGGAAATGCTTGAAGTCGACCAAAAGATGTATGCAATCCTCCAGCCGGTCGATGCACAGGATGAAGAAGCGGTGATCCTGCGCGTGGAGAAGGACGATGAAGGCAACGATGTCCTCGCCTACATCGAAGACGATGCGGAGTGGGATAAGGTCGCAGAAGAGTACGACACCCTCTTGTTCGAAGAGCAAGGCGGCAGCGACGAAGACCTGCAGTAG
- the mltG gene encoding endolytic transglycosylase MltG: MTNKQSPKLPAQKPSRWNKWWYVFAACILLIGGGLYYVEEQFQPPLDSGPAMEVEIPMGASPHDIGVMLVDKQLIKNANFFKWYLAYKGSSGQLKAGKYYLQPGLTMEEIARVLVDGDVKYGTTQFTVPEGLTVDQIADSLAEQSIVEKQAFLNEVQNGKFDYAFLKDIPQVEGMKYRLEGYLFPDTYEIFQNATPHDVIDMMLRQTESILTPEWQEQMKKQNLNLHQTLTLASLIEREAQVAKERPMISGVIQNRIKANPPMKLQIDATVQYALGKTKETLLFEDLKIDSPYNTYQIDGLPPGPISTSGRDAIRAALYPEQHDFYFYVTKNDGTGEHYFATTFAEHQQNIAKSQ; encoded by the coding sequence ATGACCAACAAACAATCCCCGAAGCTGCCGGCGCAGAAGCCTTCGCGCTGGAACAAGTGGTGGTATGTCTTCGCCGCTTGCATCCTGCTGATCGGGGGAGGGCTTTACTACGTGGAAGAACAGTTTCAGCCGCCTTTGGACAGTGGTCCGGCGATGGAAGTGGAGATTCCGATGGGAGCGTCGCCGCATGATATCGGCGTGATGCTCGTCGACAAACAGCTGATCAAGAATGCGAACTTTTTTAAATGGTATCTTGCGTATAAAGGCAGCTCAGGCCAGCTCAAGGCGGGCAAATACTACTTGCAGCCAGGCCTGACGATGGAAGAGATCGCCCGCGTGCTGGTCGATGGGGATGTCAAATACGGCACCACCCAGTTCACCGTGCCCGAGGGCTTGACGGTAGATCAGATCGCCGACAGCTTGGCCGAACAGAGCATCGTGGAGAAGCAGGCGTTTCTGAACGAAGTGCAAAACGGCAAGTTCGACTACGCGTTTCTGAAGGACATTCCGCAGGTCGAAGGGATGAAATACCGTCTGGAAGGCTACCTGTTCCCTGATACATACGAGATCTTCCAGAATGCGACTCCCCATGATGTGATCGACATGATGCTGCGGCAGACCGAGTCGATCCTGACCCCGGAGTGGCAGGAGCAGATGAAAAAGCAGAATCTCAACTTGCACCAGACGCTGACGCTCGCTTCGCTGATCGAGCGGGAGGCGCAGGTGGCCAAGGAGCGCCCGATGATCTCCGGCGTCATCCAGAACCGGATCAAAGCCAACCCGCCGATGAAGCTGCAGATCGACGCGACGGTGCAGTATGCGCTGGGCAAGACGAAAGAGACCTTGCTGTTTGAGGACCTCAAGATCGATTCCCCGTACAACACCTACCAGATCGACGGACTGCCACCGGGCCCGATCTCCACATCGGGGCGCGATGCGATTCGCGCGGCGTTGTATCCGGAGCAGCACGACTTCTATTTCTACGTCACGAAAAATGACGGCACGGGCGAGCATTATTTTGCCACGACGTTTGCCGAGCATCAGCAAAACATCGCCAAGAGCCAGTAA
- a CDS encoding UbiA-like polyprenyltransferase: MSKIRLFLEMIKFEHTIFALPYAYIGMVMASYYTTQSWPPLMTFVWVTLAMVGARSAAMGLNRVIDAAIDARNPRTANREIPSGKIKSVEAWLFIIGSLALLGVSAYMLNPLCFALLPLAVAVLVLYPYCKRFTWACHLVLGLADSFAPLGGWIAVTGSFDMPSLLLAGAVAVWIAAFDIIYACQDVEFDKKNGLHSIPVRFGIAGGLRLSRMMHILTIVLFALVPLYVDLGIVYWIGVAAVAGLLWYEHRIISPNDMSRIDLAFFTVNSYVASVAFVFTLADIAISLW, encoded by the coding sequence ATGTCTAAGATTCGTCTCTTTCTCGAGATGATCAAATTTGAACATACGATCTTTGCTCTGCCCTACGCCTACATCGGCATGGTGATGGCTTCGTACTACACCACACAGTCCTGGCCGCCTCTGATGACCTTCGTCTGGGTCACCTTGGCGATGGTCGGCGCCCGCAGCGCCGCGATGGGGCTGAACCGGGTGATCGACGCGGCGATCGACGCGCGCAACCCGCGCACGGCGAACCGCGAGATCCCGAGCGGCAAGATCAAGAGCGTGGAGGCGTGGCTGTTCATCATCGGCTCGCTGGCCCTGCTCGGCGTCTCCGCGTACATGCTCAACCCGCTGTGCTTCGCGCTCTTGCCGCTGGCGGTGGCGGTGCTCGTGCTCTACCCGTACTGCAAGCGCTTCACGTGGGCCTGCCATCTGGTGCTCGGCCTCGCCGACTCGTTTGCGCCGCTGGGCGGCTGGATCGCTGTGACCGGCTCATTCGATATGCCGTCGCTGCTGCTGGCCGGTGCCGTGGCGGTGTGGATCGCGGCGTTCGACATCATCTACGCGTGTCAAGACGTGGAGTTTGACAAGAAAAACGGGCTGCACTCGATTCCGGTGCGCTTTGGCATCGCCGGGGGCCTGCGCCTGTCGCGGATGATGCACATATTGACGATCGTGCTGTTTGCGCTCGTCCCGCTCTACGTCGACCTTGGCATCGTGTACTGGATCGGCGTGGCGGCGGTGGCAGGGCTGCTCTGGTATGAGCACCGCATCATCTCGCCAAACGACATGAGCCGCATCGACCTCGCCTTTTTCACAGTCAACTCCTATGTGGCCTCGGTGGCGTTCGTGTTTACGCTGGCCGACATCGCGATTTCGCTCTGGTGA
- a CDS encoding DUF2512 family protein, which produces MKLLVKLMVIFATIYALAGIMKSVRVNPAFTFLATALIGLFGIAGDRLLLPKMGRATAIIGDALLCGLMLFGASQAVSGRDSRVTLPYIGLVSAALGGFEGLFHEWIYDRDAHEEPRGGLVH; this is translated from the coding sequence GTGAAACTGCTGGTCAAATTGATGGTGATCTTCGCGACGATCTACGCGCTGGCAGGCATCATGAAAAGCGTCCGCGTCAATCCGGCGTTCACGTTTCTCGCCACGGCGCTGATCGGGCTGTTCGGCATCGCAGGCGACCGCCTGTTGCTGCCGAAGATGGGCCGGGCCACCGCGATCATCGGCGATGCGCTCTTGTGCGGCCTCATGCTGTTTGGCGCTTCGCAAGCCGTGTCCGGCCGCGACAGCCGGGTGACGTTGCCGTACATCGGGCTGGTCTCCGCTGCGCTCGGCGGTTTTGAAGGCTTGTTCCACGAATGGATCTATGACCGCGACGCTCACGAAGAACCGAGAGGGGGCCTGGTGCATTGA
- a CDS encoding peroxiredoxin, protein MPLVGSAAPNFNMLSTKNLETLDVSVTLEDYRGKWLVLFFYPLDFTFVCPTEITAMSDRAQEFADLDAEILGVSVDSIHSHRAWINTPREQNGLGQLNYPLGADITKECARAYGVLLEDKGIALRGLFIIDPEGVVQHATINNLNVGRSVDETLRVLEALQTGGLCPANWKPGQNTL, encoded by the coding sequence ATGCCGTTGGTTGGATCCGCAGCACCGAATTTTAACATGTTGTCCACGAAAAACCTGGAGACCCTTGATGTCTCGGTAACTCTCGAAGATTACCGTGGCAAATGGCTGGTGCTCTTCTTCTATCCGCTCGACTTCACTTTCGTTTGCCCGACTGAGATCACCGCAATGAGCGACCGCGCTCAAGAATTCGCCGATCTCGACGCTGAAATCCTCGGCGTTTCCGTTGACTCCATCCACTCTCACCGTGCATGGATCAACACGCCGCGCGAACAAAACGGCCTGGGCCAGCTGAACTACCCGCTCGGCGCAGACATCACCAAAGAATGCGCTCGCGCTTACGGCGTTCTGCTCGAAGACAAAGGCATCGCACTGCGCGGCCTGTTCATCATCGATCCGGAAGGCGTCGTACAGCACGCGACCATCAACAACCTGAACGTGGGCCGTTCCGTTGACGAGACCCTGCGCGTTCTGGAAGCGCTGCAAACCGGCGGCCTGTGCCCGGCGAACTGGAAACCGGGTCAAAACACCCTGTAA
- a CDS encoding IreB family regulatory phosphoprotein: MSFDRTIKFSGREEDSEARRSLLIAFEALRVKGYNPINQISGYLISGDPAYITNHNNARNIIRSLERDELIEELVRAYMRDQG, from the coding sequence ATGTCGTTTGACCGCACGATCAAGTTCAGCGGCCGCGAGGAAGACAGCGAAGCGAGACGGTCGCTTTTGATCGCATTTGAAGCTTTGCGCGTCAAAGGGTACAACCCGATCAACCAGATCTCCGGCTATCTGATCTCCGGAGACCCGGCGTACATCACCAACCACAACAACGCGCGCAATATCATTCGCAGCCTGGAGCGGGACGAGCTGATCGAAGAACTGGTGCGCGCCTATATGAGGGATCAAGGATGA
- a CDS encoding redoxin domain-containing protein, with translation MPMRLGSERPELTGATEWFHQDLLPADLTGKYVLVHFWAVSCHICHETMNDLISYRDKYKEHGLQMVGVHFPRYEADTDIEKVKEDIAKYGITHPVAIDNLHKMAEAFQNEYVPAFFLFDKEGKLFFRTAGDRGFEKLQPKIEQVLGLSQA, from the coding sequence ATGCCGATGCGCTTAGGCTCTGAGCGTCCGGAACTGACCGGAGCCACCGAGTGGTTCCATCAGGATCTGCTTCCGGCCGATCTCACAGGCAAGTATGTGCTCGTCCACTTCTGGGCGGTCTCGTGCCACATCTGCCACGAGACGATGAACGACCTGATCTCCTACCGTGACAAGTACAAAGAGCACGGTCTGCAGATGGTCGGCGTTCATTTCCCGCGCTATGAAGCGGACACCGACATCGAGAAGGTGAAGGAAGACATCGCCAAGTACGGGATCACGCATCCGGTCGCGATCGACAACCTGCACAAGATGGCCGAAGCATTCCAAAACGAGTATGTTCCGGCATTCTTCCTGTTCGACAAGGAAGGCAAGCTGTTCTTCCGCACGGCGGGCGACCGCGGTTTTGAGAAGCTGCAGCCGAAGATCGAACAGGTTCTCGGCCTGTCGCAAGCATAG
- a CDS encoding penicillin-binding protein 2 produces MEIMHRKIQRRTALVLTFCTLGIVALGGRLAYIQFSAHDMQGHDLVASAVEQRREKFELDSGRGDILDRHGASLTGSKISGIVVLPVWQHNLERPKINELALLLNTSTEHLLAALQEKTEPFLLRLPDMSGNKRVVKLTPEQSEKVRALNLTGIYAKEVKVRYDDLSLARHTVGFLGEDPNLVANTWGGKYPLDEQIGKMGLEFQYQEELRGLGISRTIAYYSDNAARPINGLGIRESTEQNPSLSVKTTLDHDIQRSVEQAMDRYGMNKAAVIVLDAETEDVLAMSSRPNYDQTKPVDGDQYPVNRALKANFPGSIFKAVIAQAALETGVVSPTDRFECPGYIEIGDGRLNCWTKHGTVTAEQAFAESCNVAFAQMAMKLGRAEIDTYAKKFGLGAAVGMTSGAQSQFYGEDPGSVFLKEGSSDRFLANTGIGQEDVRTTPLQAAHLMAIFANNGMAREPRLVQSLHTPDGLLYKDFDTAERKQVIDRQAAYQVKKWMREVVASPDGTAHILSKAQFPVAGKTGTAQTGDPNANHQWFAGFGPVDKPKYVVVVMAESATGTRATEQVALQIFNALPNP; encoded by the coding sequence ATGGAGATTATGCATCGTAAAATTCAACGCCGCACCGCTCTGGTGCTCACCTTTTGCACGCTCGGGATCGTGGCGCTCGGCGGCCGCTTGGCATACATCCAGTTCTCGGCGCACGACATGCAGGGCCACGATCTGGTCGCGTCGGCCGTCGAGCAGCGCCGGGAGAAATTCGAACTCGACTCCGGCCGCGGCGACATCCTCGACCGCCACGGCGCGTCGCTGACCGGCAGCAAGATCAGCGGGATCGTCGTGCTGCCGGTCTGGCAGCACAACTTGGAGCGTCCGAAAATCAACGAGCTGGCCTTGCTGCTTAACACCAGCACCGAGCATCTGCTGGCTGCGCTGCAGGAAAAAACAGAACCGTTCCTGCTCCGCCTGCCCGACATGAGCGGCAACAAGCGCGTCGTCAAGCTGACCCCGGAACAGTCCGAAAAAGTGCGTGCGCTGAACCTGACCGGCATCTATGCCAAAGAGGTCAAAGTCCGCTACGACGATCTCTCGCTTGCCCGGCACACGGTCGGCTTTTTGGGCGAAGATCCGAACCTTGTCGCCAATACGTGGGGCGGGAAATATCCGCTCGATGAGCAGATCGGCAAGATGGGGCTGGAGTTTCAATATCAGGAAGAGCTGCGCGGGCTTGGCATTTCGCGCACCATCGCCTACTACTCGGACAATGCAGCCCGCCCGATCAACGGCTTGGGCATCCGCGAATCGACCGAGCAGAATCCCTCGCTGTCGGTCAAAACGACACTCGACCACGACATCCAGCGCTCCGTTGAACAGGCGATGGACCGCTATGGGATGAACAAAGCGGCGGTCATCGTGCTCGATGCGGAGACAGAAGACGTGTTGGCGATGTCCTCGCGCCCGAACTACGACCAGACCAAGCCGGTCGACGGCGACCAGTATCCGGTCAACCGCGCGCTGAAGGCGAATTTCCCCGGTTCGATTTTCAAAGCGGTGATCGCCCAAGCCGCCTTGGAGACGGGCGTCGTCTCGCCGACCGACCGATTCGAGTGCCCCGGCTACATCGAGATCGGCGACGGCCGCTTGAACTGCTGGACCAAGCACGGCACGGTGACGGCGGAGCAGGCGTTCGCCGAGTCGTGCAACGTGGCGTTTGCCCAGATGGCGATGAAGCTCGGTCGTGCGGAGATCGACACCTACGCGAAAAAATTCGGCTTGGGCGCTGCGGTCGGGATGACGAGCGGTGCACAGTCGCAGTTTTACGGAGAAGACCCGGGCAGCGTTTTCCTGAAGGAGGGTTCATCCGACCGCTTCCTTGCCAACACCGGGATCGGGCAGGAGGACGTGCGCACGACCCCGTTACAGGCGGCGCACCTGATGGCGATCTTCGCGAACAACGGCATGGCCCGCGAACCGCGCCTCGTGCAGTCGCTGCATACGCCGGACGGGCTGTTGTACAAAGATTTTGACACGGCGGAACGCAAGCAGGTGATCGACCGCCAGGCGGCTTATCAAGTGAAAAAGTGGATGCGCGAAGTGGTGGCGTCACCGGACGGCACCGCGCATATCCTGTCAAAAGCGCAGTTTCCGGTCGCGGGAAAAACGGGGACGGCGCAGACGGGCGACCCGAACGCGAACCACCAGTGGTTTGCCGGGTTTGGCCCGGTCGACAAGCCGAAGTACGTCGTCGTCGTGATGGCCGAGTCCGCGACGGGCACCCGTGCGACGGAGCAGGTCGCCTTGCAGATTTTCAATGCGCTGCCGAACCCTTAA
- the ruvX gene encoding Holliday junction resolvase RuvX, giving the protein MTRTLGIDYGDVRIGIAVSDAMGWTAQGVETITRKSEDADLARIGELIKQYDVDTIVLGYPKNMNGTIGPRGELSEQFAEILKAKFSLPVVLWDERLSTMAAERMLISADVSRKKRKGVVDKMAAAIFLQSYLDRQQHGK; this is encoded by the coding sequence ATGACCAGAACGCTTGGGATCGACTACGGCGACGTGCGCATCGGCATCGCCGTCAGCGACGCGATGGGCTGGACGGCGCAAGGCGTGGAGACGATCACGCGCAAGAGCGAGGACGCAGATCTCGCGCGCATCGGCGAGCTGATCAAGCAATATGACGTCGACACGATCGTGCTCGGCTATCCCAAGAACATGAACGGAACGATCGGGCCGCGCGGTGAATTGAGCGAGCAGTTTGCCGAGATACTAAAGGCTAAATTCAGCTTGCCCGTCGTTTTGTGGGACGAGCGGTTATCAACGATGGCAGCTGAGCGTATGCTGATATCAGCAGATGTTAGCCGCAAGAAACGCAAAGGCGTCGTCGACAAAATGGCGGCGGCCATCTTCCTGCAAAGCTATTTAGATAGACAACAACATGGAAAGTAG
- a CDS encoding DUF116 domain-containing protein: protein MANVETTSAEAEETKIAPRKLGDTWDGWAGKIEENNGDLETTPWVFLGFTSIVLSLLNVAGWLALYLVQPRLMELPEWAMRTVVMGAAGVLGAVDLVFLLIGATVLTGLNFVPFFKGRHIALSGIIPWTVKISSLFGISKDRMSNSILQVGNSLTSVNQANIQREELLILLPRCLDQGTREDIKKVTAKYDVDFHICAGGQMARQLLAEKRPKGVIAVACERDLMAGVQDVGAAIPVIAIANKRPEGPCRNTNINLTEMENAIRMYLGKDLIKEVEGELVKS, encoded by the coding sequence ATGGCAAACGTCGAAACGACGTCCGCAGAAGCGGAAGAAACGAAGATTGCTCCCCGCAAGCTCGGGGATACGTGGGACGGCTGGGCCGGCAAGATCGAGGAGAACAACGGCGACTTGGAGACGACGCCTTGGGTGTTTCTCGGATTCACATCGATCGTCTTGTCGCTGCTCAATGTGGCGGGATGGCTGGCCCTGTACTTGGTCCAGCCGCGGCTGATGGAGCTGCCGGAGTGGGCGATGCGCACCGTCGTGATGGGCGCGGCCGGGGTGCTCGGCGCGGTCGACCTGGTGTTCCTGCTGATCGGCGCCACGGTGCTGACCGGCCTGAATTTTGTGCCCTTCTTCAAGGGGCGCCACATCGCACTGTCCGGCATCATCCCGTGGACGGTGAAGATCTCCAGCCTGTTTGGCATTTCGAAAGACCGCATGTCCAACTCGATTCTGCAGGTCGGCAACAGCCTGACCAGCGTCAACCAGGCGAACATCCAGCGCGAGGAGCTGCTGATCTTGCTGCCGCGCTGCCTCGATCAGGGGACGCGCGAAGACATCAAGAAGGTGACAGCCAAATACGATGTGGACTTCCACATCTGCGCCGGCGGCCAGATGGCGCGCCAACTGCTCGCCGAGAAGCGTCCCAAAGGCGTGATCGCCGTCGCTTGCGAGCGCGACTTGATGGCCGGCGTGCAGGATGTCGGCGCGGCGATCCCGGTGATCGCCATCGCCAACAAGCGCCCGGAAGGTCCGTGCCGCAATACGAACATCAATTTGACGGAGATGGAAAACGCGATCCGGATGTATCTGGGCAAAGACCTGATCAAAGAAGTGGAAGGCGAACTGGTCAAGTCCTAA
- a CDS encoding O-methyltransferase → MIDPTLVAYLRGLVPARSPLLLELEQRAEAGFVPILDLETVSFLQVLLKIAKPRRILEVGTAIGYSALVMAGACEAQITTMERDPERAAEARANFAKAGLQDRIELLEGDALELIGGLGHYDFVFLDAAKGQYPRFLELLDPHLETGGVLLSDNILFQGMVSGQEEVKHKLRTMVNRLREYNELLAHHPGYETTFLPLGDGVSLSVKK, encoded by the coding sequence ATGATCGATCCAACACTCGTTGCTTATTTGCGCGGCTTGGTGCCCGCGCGCAGCCCCTTGCTTCTGGAACTGGAGCAGCGGGCGGAAGCGGGCTTTGTGCCGATTCTCGATCTGGAGACGGTGAGCTTTCTGCAAGTCTTGCTGAAGATTGCGAAGCCCCGCCGGATCTTGGAGGTCGGCACAGCGATCGGCTATTCGGCGCTCGTGATGGCCGGCGCCTGCGAGGCGCAGATCACGACGATGGAACGCGACCCGGAGCGAGCCGCAGAAGCCCGGGCGAATTTTGCCAAGGCGGGGCTGCAGGATCGCATTGAGCTCTTGGAAGGGGATGCGCTGGAGCTGATCGGAGGCTTGGGTCACTATGATTTTGTCTTCCTCGATGCGGCGAAAGGGCAATACCCGCGCTTTCTGGAGCTGCTCGACCCGCATCTGGAAACGGGCGGCGTGCTGTTGTCGGACAACATTTTGTTCCAAGGCATGGTCAGCGGCCAGGAGGAAGTCAAGCACAAGCTCCGCACGATGGTCAACCGCCTGCGCGAATACAACGAACTGCTCGCGCATCATCCAGGCTATGAGACGACGTTTCTACCCTTGGGGGACGGGGTGTCCCTCTCGGTTAAAAAGTAG
- the udk gene encoding uridine kinase gives MHRPVLIGIAGGTGSGKTSVAREITHNIDPENIVLIEQDNYYKDQSHLTMAERVQTNYDHPHAFDNDLLLEHLHMLLNNKAIEKPIYNFAEHTRADYTELVEPKQVVVLEGIMALEDERLRDLMDIKIFVDTDADVRIIRRILRDIKERGRSIESVVEQYMGIVRPMHMQFIEPTKKYADLIIPEGGQNRVAIDILVAKVNDIVKGVLATTGATP, from the coding sequence ATGCACAGACCGGTGCTGATAGGGATCGCAGGAGGAACAGGCTCTGGCAAGACATCTGTGGCCCGCGAGATCACGCATAACATCGATCCGGAGAACATCGTGCTGATCGAGCAGGACAACTATTACAAAGACCAGTCGCATTTGACGATGGCCGAGCGGGTGCAGACCAACTACGACCATCCGCATGCGTTCGACAACGATCTGCTGCTGGAACATCTGCACATGCTGCTGAACAACAAAGCGATCGAAAAGCCGATCTACAACTTCGCCGAGCATACCCGCGCTGACTACACGGAGCTCGTCGAACCGAAGCAGGTCGTGGTGCTGGAAGGCATTATGGCACTCGAAGATGAGCGGCTGCGCGACTTGATGGACATCAAGATCTTCGTCGACACCGACGCCGATGTGCGGATCATCCGCCGCATCCTGCGCGACATCAAAGAGCGCGGGCGCTCGATCGAATCGGTGGTCGAGCAGTACATGGGCATCGTGCGTCCGATGCACATGCAGTTCATCGAGCCGACGAAGAAATACGCCGACCTGATCATCCCGGAAGGCGGTCAGAACCGCGTCGCGATCGACATTCTCGTCGCGAAAGTCAACGACATCGTCAAAGGCGTCCTCGCCACGACCGGAGCAACCCCTTAA
- a CDS encoding AI-2E family transporter, whose translation MESWRRSRTLYTLLVTLLLLACLYLLWELRDVLRLFWAVLSAVLTPFLIAVIIAYLLNPLVARLHQRGVPRGASILIIYIVFFLVITVVLLNAIPLFIDQLRELSEHLPQLIEEFDGWMDSFNEDKKRLPDAVRKAIDSNLTSLESKVTRMITKTLASAGNTIEGAVGWFVVPFLVFYMLKDLKVMEKAVITFFPRQKRQEIIRLFRSIDEALGNYIRGQLLVAMVVGSLAYIGYLIVGMPYGVILALIVAVTNIIPYVGPFIGAAPSLLLAFTVSPFMALKVLIVNLIVQQLEGNVIGPYLIGRTLKLHPMLIIFGLLLGGEMFGIVGLILAIPVVAVGKVILQHVVLHYMKH comes from the coding sequence ATGGAATCGTGGCGGCGAAGCCGCACGCTGTACACGCTGTTGGTCACGCTGCTGCTGCTCGCGTGCCTGTACCTGCTCTGGGAGCTCCGCGATGTGCTCCGGCTGTTCTGGGCGGTGTTGAGCGCGGTGCTGACGCCTTTTCTGATCGCGGTGATCATCGCCTATCTGCTCAACCCGCTGGTGGCGCGCCTGCATCAGCGCGGGGTGCCGCGCGGGGCGAGCATCTTGATCATCTACATCGTGTTTTTTCTGGTGATCACCGTCGTCCTGCTCAACGCGATTCCTCTGTTTATCGATCAATTGCGGGAGCTTAGCGAGCACCTGCCCCAATTGATCGAGGAGTTCGACGGCTGGATGGACAGCTTTAACGAAGACAAAAAGCGCCTGCCTGACGCGGTGCGCAAAGCGATCGATTCCAACCTGACCTCGTTGGAGTCCAAAGTCACCCGGATGATCACCAAGACGCTGGCGTCGGCCGGCAACACGATCGAAGGGGCGGTCGGCTGGTTTGTGGTGCCGTTTCTCGTCTTCTACATGCTGAAAGACCTCAAGGTGATGGAAAAGGCGGTGATCACCTTTTTCCCGCGCCAGAAGCGCCAGGAGATCATCCGTCTGTTCCGCTCGATCGACGAAGCGCTCGGCAACTACATCCGCGGCCAGCTCCTGGTCGCGATGGTCGTCGGGTCGCTGGCCTACATCGGCTATCTGATCGTCGGGATGCCGTATGGGGTGATCTTGGCGCTGATCGTGGCGGTGACGAACATCATTCCTTATGTCGGACCGTTTATCGGGGCGGCGCCGTCGCTGCTCTTGGCCTTTACGGTCTCGCCGTTCATGGCGCTGAAAGTGCTGATCGTCAACCTGATCGTTCAGCAGCTCGAAGGAAACGTGATCGGGCCGTACCTGATCGGGCGGACGCTGAAGCTGCACCCGATGCTGATCATCTTCGGCCTCCTGCTCGGTGGCGAGATGTTTGGCATCGTCGGCCTGATTCTGGCGATCCCGGTCGTGGCGGTGGGCAAAGTGATTTTGCAGCACGTGGTGTTGCACTACATGAAGCATTGA
- a CDS encoding LysM peptidoglycan-binding domain-containing protein — protein MHLYLTQPGDTLEGVALRHRVTPEQLITCNSLPRSPFLLPGHTLIIPSELALPGAEGYHTCRVGPGDTLRSISKRTGVPLTLIAMCNVLSEERVGTGDILLIPDTSARSPVPKKPLGLLSFSPLLLPDGSPCPLTYRGRRELRIDAAGNVRLPSAVAEATPGTRQLLVCTLDGAPQILPDVAKALLRSGDAKLRILDQLAQALVPADADGVIFDWPAMRREDEASYLQLVKEAGRRLRPMGLRIGLYLSSASPLGKRASLLTEVCKGIDHLFFEAVPGGRLAAPPPPLVGTEDTRLALQKALEFLPPEKLWLVLRPAAVYAEQRRAVQALTPHRAMQLAYVHGSPLHRDSASDLAWFRCPNREGGHSVWLEDMKSFVSKLDILEHLKLQGLALWEVGAYFPEAWRYLCEEYETLNE, from the coding sequence GTGCATCTCTATCTCACCCAACCCGGCGATACGCTGGAAGGCGTCGCTTTGCGCCACCGCGTGACACCGGAGCAGCTGATCACTTGCAACTCACTTCCCCGCTCGCCGTTCCTGCTGCCCGGGCATACGCTCATCATTCCTTCAGAGCTCGCCCTGCCAGGCGCTGAAGGTTATCATACCTGCCGAGTCGGACCCGGCGACACCTTGCGCTCGATCAGCAAGCGCACCGGTGTGCCGCTGACCTTGATCGCGATGTGCAACGTGCTGAGCGAAGAGCGGGTCGGCACCGGGGACATCCTGCTCATCCCCGACACCTCCGCCCGCAGCCCCGTGCCGAAAAAGCCGCTCGGGCTGCTCAGCTTCTCGCCGCTGCTACTGCCCGACGGCAGCCCCTGCCCGCTGACCTATCGCGGCCGGCGGGAGTTGCGGATCGACGCGGCCGGCAACGTGCGTCTGCCCTCCGCAGTAGCCGAGGCCACACCCGGCACCCGGCAGCTGCTGGTGTGCACGCTGGACGGGGCGCCGCAGATCCTGCCTGACGTCGCCAAAGCGCTGCTCCGCAGCGGCGATGCTAAACTGCGCATCCTCGACCAGCTCGCCCAAGCGCTCGTCCCGGCCGATGCGGACGGCGTGATCTTCGACTGGCCGGCGATGCGCCGGGAAGATGAAGCTTCCTATCTGCAGCTCGTAAAAGAAGCGGGCCGGCGGCTGCGGCCAATGGGCTTGCGCATCGGCCTGTACTTGAGCTCCGCTTCACCTCTTGGCAAACGCGCCTCCTTGCTGACCGAAGTCTGCAAAGGGATCGACCATCTGTTTTTCGAAGCGGTCCCCGGCGGCCGCCTCGCCGCTCCTCCCCCGCCGCTAGTCGGGACAGAAGACACCCGCCTCGCCTTGCAAAAAGCGCTCGAGTTCCTCCCGCCCGAGAAGCTCTGGCTCGTGCTGCGGCCCGCCGCCGTCTACGCTGAGCAGAGGCGTGCCGTTCAGGCGTTGACTCCGCACCGGGCGATGCAGCTCGCCTATGTGCACGGTTCACCGCTGCACAGGGATTCAGCCAGCGATCTGGCGTGGTTTCGCTGTCCGAACCGAGAGGGGGGACACTCTGTGTGGCTTGAAGATATGAAGAGTTTTGTCAGCAAGCTGGATATCCTGGAACACTTGAAACTGCAAGGTCTTGCGCTCTGGGAAGTCGGCGCTTATTTTCCGGAAGCTTGGCGCTATCTCTGTGAAGAGTATGAGACGCTGAACGAATAG